One Salvia miltiorrhiza cultivar Shanhuang (shh) chromosome 6, IMPLAD_Smil_shh, whole genome shotgun sequence genomic window, TATGCATCAATGGCAAAAATCAAATCTATGCAGTTTTCGAAAATTGCTAGAAACTGTTATGCTTCACTGCAGACATAAGGCTGGAAGATTGGGCTTCGCAGGTTGGGCTGTTACAAAATACAAACGGGCCAAAAATAATAAGTACAACAAGCCCAAAGgtattttgtccaaaaaattatatagtttaGACCCAaacaccaattgccaagatccaagtccttggccgtgGCCCGGACCGCGGCGACGTCATCGTCCATCCGATCGATCGTCGCCGGCGGCGCGCTTGTGCGCGCGCGAGGCCAAGGCCTTCatccaagcccactagcaagcccacaagttattagctccattagcattgctattcttatacaagagtattcttcccttgttttccaatgtgggacaatagcacttcacaagtgttatttcccttctcaacatccaaactttgatatacaatatctcactcaccggaaatcggttttgagacttcaagtataccacgttcatctactcgagacgtagattaacatccaataattatttcaattaaataataaatatttaattaaataattaatttcaaaaatagtctaaaaaccatatttccaacaacaTGTGATCTCAATCCGTTCACCCGGATCACCCCGGTTACATTCTCTAACTAAACTCCATTTTGTTTTGGATGTTCATGTTAATGCCCATTAGCTCAATGTAATTAATTTGTTGCcagttttcataatattataatattgcTAAAAGTTATTCATGTGGTGTGATGCATGGGTTTTTAATCAGgctttattaatattaatatgggATCCTTGTTTagaaaaatatttcaattataaTAATCTGAAAAAAGGTTCGCGAGCAATGAAAGATGAATCTAACTAACTAATATAACGTAAAAATTAACATcaattctttttctctttttcttcatATTGGATATTGCCCCTAAACAGATATAGTAGGGAATATAATATATAGGATGACAATATACATGAATGCAGCCCACTTATTAATTAGAaatggaaaagaaagaaaggaaaacaacAACAATATCGAAGAGAAGTAGAATTACTACTCAAAGTAAGTGATATTGTTGAATTATTGGAGAAGATAAAGGATAGTCTTATTAGTTGATTGTAGGGCAAGGTCATATAGGCTGGGCTAAAGCAACCAACGGGCACTTCATCTCGCAGGAGAGCTTGAGAAGCTCGTCGAGATTGACCGGATTGGTCTTGTCCTCTGCCCACTCGAACCGCTGAACCAGCTTGGCCACCCAGAGCTCCACCGTAGCCATCCCTAAATTCTTCCCCGGGCAAACCCTTCGCCCGGCACCGAACGGCGCAAGCCTCAAATCACGGCCGCGGACGTCCACATCCTCTCCGCCCATCTCCGTAACGAACCTCTCCGGCTTAAACTCGAGCGGCTCGGCCCACACGGCCGGGTCGTGGGTGATGGCCCACATGTTGACCATAGCGGTAGTTTGGGCGGGGACCACCATCCCGTTGGTGAGAGTGACGTCAGACGTAGAGAGACGGGCCCACGACAAGAGCGGGCCCGGTGGATGCAACCTGAGCGTCTCCTTGACCACGGCCTGTAAGTAGGGCAGCCTTGCCATGTCAGCATCCGTGACGTTGCGGGTCCCAACGACGTGGTCTAGTTCTTGACGCATCTTGGATTGTACCTCGGGGTGCAACACCAGCTCAGCCATAATCCACTCAGTCAGCAACGCGGTTGTGTCCGTTCCTCTGAATATCATTTCCTGCATGCAAGTATGTACGTGAGAATAAGAAAAGATGgaatacataaactttcacaCTTTTTGGAATTTCTCACAAAAGTCAACTCCGATGAAATTGAATCTGACGTGGCATTGGATTCTCATGACTTGGATGATATATGTGGTGTTAAATACTCTAAAACTTGGATATAGTTCAATTATTGTGAAATAAATTGTACCAAAATAAATCTTTAAGATATTCCACGTCAGCAGAATCTGGCACCACGTCACGTCTGATTCAATTTCATCTGAGTTGACTTTAATTCCAGAAAGTATggaagtttgtgtatttagaaagaaaaaaaattattttggaaAAAACCAGAAATTGTGTAAAGTTTGTggatttaaaacaaattaaccctaaaatttatAATCTACATAAACAACATACCCACAAAACCGCGATCATGTCATCCTGGTTGAGCTTCTCCTCACCGTCCAAAGAGAGCAAAACATCGACGAAATCAGCAGCATCGTCAGAAACTCCATTTTTCTGATTCTTGAGCTGGTGCTCGTGGATGATGCCAGAGACAAGCTTCCTCACTCGGGGCACGAGGGCTTGGCAGCGAGCAACGATACGAGAAGGATCGTAAAAGTATGACAACCATGGGAGATAATCAGACCAGTTGAAGGCACCCAGAAGATTGAACCCTTCTTCCACCATTTGTTTAAGCTCCCTCAACTCCTCACCCTCTTCCGTGGGGTCGTATCGTTTCCCAAATACACTGCCCATGATGTTGTTCAAAGCCGCAGCTTGCAGGTGCTTCCTCAAACTCACGGCTCCCTTAAGCTTCTGCTCTTTCTCTATGTTATGTAGCATCGTGTCGCAATCCTGCTGGCGGCCCTGTTCGTGCGCCGCAACGCGTCGAGGTGCAAACAGGTGGGATGCGGCGATGCGGCGAAGGAGGCGCCAGTAGGTGCCGTTGGGAGCGAAGCCGATGGCGCGGCTGAACATGAGGCTGCGAGCCGACTGCTTGATCGGGCGGTCCGCGAAGTTGGGAGATGTTAGGATCTCTTTAGCCACCTGAGGCAGGAACAGACCCAGGAATTTAATAATGACCGGGCGAGATTTCACCAAATGATTCTAATAAAATTTTAGTAAAGAAAACGAGTTGAATTTtggaataattatttgaaactACACAATCATGACCAGGCGAGATtaacatatatagataaaaagaaaattatatcatatatatatatatatatatatatatatatatatatataaatatataggtaataaaaaaaattgaccagGCGACGGCCGAGGGTGCCTGGCCTTTAAATCTGTCCCTTACCTGAGGGTCGGACGCCACCACAACCGGTGTGGAGCCTAAGCTGAAAGCCATGAGCTGCTTGGCATTGTGGACCTTAGCCATAGCGGCTAAGGAGCGGTGAGCCAAGCCGCGACTAAGAGTGAAGAGGCTCCCGAAAATAGGGAGCCCCCGTGGGCCACGGATGGCGATGCTGCCGTTACTATTCCGGCCATTCTTCCATGCAGTTCCGCCTTGGGAGAAAAACCATGTGAAGAGAGCAATAGAGGTGAAAGATAAGAGAATTGCGACGATTGCATATTCATCAAGGAGAGTCTTGGCCCCAAGGAAAGCTGGAAGGGTGAAAACCCACCAACTTGAATCCTTGCTAGCTATGCTCATAtccattttatatatggcaaaggagagagatcgagagagaatTGATGATGAATAACACCACTAACTTGGGATGTTTATATAGGAGGAGGAAGAGGCAAAAACCTATAATTCCAAATATATTTTCACACAAtctttgttttttctttattaaCAATATTAGAGtttgatttattaatataatgttGTTAATTGAATGAGATACATTAGTTACATATATCCaataaaaaatacacaaaatctTAATTTCATATTGTGTATTTCACCTTCTTTTCTTGTATTATATATTCATGTACACACATCATGTACTATGTCtattttaatgaatatatatgatagcATGAAATATGAAATATAAGCTCGAGGTATAATGCATGATAGTACTCCTAATATGGTAACTAAAAAGATTTGAGTGTATCACACTTTGTGTAGTACTACAACTAAAAATTAGTAATCCAAATACATTAAGTAAGTGAAATTATATACATGGTGAGTTGTTATAACAATCTATCATAAGGTAAGTGGAATGATTCTAATAAGATTGTTGGTGCATGGGCTTTAGTTTAAAtgagaataaagaccaaataattattttatataaaaataacgaAATAATGTGTCAAGCTTAAGCTAATATTTATGCAATGAAGCCTAGCTGATACAGTAAGTGAAATTATTTAAGTTATGCCACAAATCTATATACACATGGTGAGTTGTTATAACAACCTATCATTTAATTTGCAAATTTTGGGTCTAAAATGATTATTTGATTTGCAATTAATCATTTAAAATTATAGCATATAAATATGAAATGATCCATATATTAATGATGTACAATAGTACGCaacaatatataaattataaattaaaaacatagTGACTCTACAATATACATGCCCATAAccatttatattattaatataatatgaCACTAtgctataattaatatatatagggttgaatTTCAATAGTATATATACCTTAGTTAGTATACATAGTACCCAATTTTTCAGGGCCGCACCTATGTCTCACGAGACCCTAAGTGAGAATTTTAAAATAGGcctctatatataatataacttttttcaatataaatataatatttgatatttaacaaaacataaaaatcaccaaCTTTTAAGAATTGTAAGAAACACAATATAAAACGTTGATATCATATCAAAAGAACCACTCCAAAATTGATAAATGTTTCTTACTTTTAAAACAAATGCAACACGTCTGTAATTTTAAAGGCAAAGATTTTTTACTTTTATCCAATTCATTTACCGTTTTTTTAGCTTGATCCATAGCACGATAAATTTAGGGCCAACCCTTTAGTTAGGCCCAAGGGACAATGTCCTAGGGCCCCCAAATTTTAGGGGCCTAAAAAACTGTAAAGCCCAATACTATTATCAAccctttcataaaaaaataataattatatactccctccgtccccaaaa contains:
- the LOC130990033 gene encoding cytochrome P450 78A7-like, which gives rise to MDMSIASKDSSWWVFTLPAFLGAKTLLDEYAIVAILLSFTSIALFTWFFSQGGTAWKNGRNSNGSIAIRGPRGLPIFGSLFTLSRGLAHRSLAAMAKVHNAKQLMAFSLGSTPVVVASDPQVAKEILTSPNFADRPIKQSARSLMFSRAIGFAPNGTYWRLLRRIAASHLFAPRRVAAHEQGRQQDCDTMLHNIEKEQKLKGAVSLRKHLQAAALNNIMGSVFGKRYDPTEEGEELRELKQMVEEGFNLLGAFNWSDYLPWLSYFYDPSRIVARCQALVPRVRKLVSGIIHEHQLKNQKNGVSDDAADFVDVLLSLDGEEKLNQDDMIAVLWEMIFRGTDTTALLTEWIMAELVLHPEVQSKMRQELDHVVGTRNVTDADMARLPYLQAVVKETLRLHPPGPLLSWARLSTSDVTLTNGMVVPAQTTAMVNMWAITHDPAVWAEPLEFKPERFVTEMGGEDVDVRGRDLRLAPFGAGRRVCPGKNLGMATVELWVAKLVQRFEWAEDKTNPVNLDELLKLSCEMKCPLVALAQPI